The following proteins come from a genomic window of Anas platyrhynchos isolate ZD024472 breed Pekin duck chromosome 20, IASCAAS_PekinDuck_T2T, whole genome shotgun sequence:
- the AATF gene encoding protein AATF isoform X1 yields MAAPLAQQLEELLNPRPSLRDPEDDAEEATVAKVIDKFEDETADDILPVGNIRKKASASLLEADKRYSGKATSRKALQEELWGDALSEEEPAEETLDEWYSGSEDAEDDGSLGSKTKEKLSSAGSDQEDDLEDDEESDPSAQVKAPKFSFQNITDFEKFTEGMDDVGSSEEEDEDDASMEEGSDEEEHEDEDHSDIEDTKDDEDDGGVMTFSKGRETEDVEKGKAVKNQLALWDQLLEGRIKMQKALVTVNRLPQPDTFPAFRKEGGQEFDNAVESCCKAVEALLRVLVDIQDELLYQYPGTRHLVDGKQSKPESDDEIPSSSDEEQVVEAQEKRRRLPKRKLTMEDYPDFLAKRYADFRTYRNSVLQKWHEKTKLASGKMGKGFGAFERSILTQIDHIMMDKERLLRRTQTKRSVYKVLGKKEQESPPVPESLPENSEVLPQTDSNRHLKDIDEEIFDDDDFYHQLLRELIERKTSSLDPNDQVAMGRQWLAIQKLRSKIKKKVDRKASKGRKIRYHVHSKLVSFMAPIDHCTMNDDARTELYRSLFGKITRPEEPEQN; encoded by the exons ATGGCGGCGCCCTTGgcgcagcagctggaggagctgctcaacCCCCGGCCCAGCCTCCGCGACCCCGAGGACGACGCGGAGGAAG ctACAGTTGCTAAAGTGATTGACAAATTTGAGGATGAAACTGCAGATGACATTTTACCTGTTGGTAATATACGGAAAAAAGCTTCAGCCTCTCTCTTAGAAGCTGATAAAAGGTATAGTGGAAAAGCTACGTCTCGGAAAGCCTTGCAAGAGGAACTCTGGGGAGATGCTCTGTCTGAAGAAGAACCTG CTGAAGAAACATTAGATGAATGGTACAGTGGCAGTGAAGATGCAGAAGACGATGGCAGCTTAGGCAGTAAAACAAAGGAGAAgctcagcagtgctggcagTGACCAGGAGGATGACTTGGAAGATGATGAAGAGAGTGACCCATCTGCCCAGGTCAAGGCACCAAAGTTCAGTTTCCAGAATATCACTGACTTTGAGAAATTTACAGAGGGGATGGATGATGTAGGAAGCAGtgaagaggaagatgaagatgatgccagcatggaagaaggaAGTGATGAGGAGGAACACGAGGATGAAGACCACAGCGATATAGAAGACACCAAAGACGACGAGGATGATGGGGGTGTGATGACGTTCTCAAAAGGACGAGAGACTGAAGAcgtagaaaaaggaaaagcggTGAAGAATCAGCTAG CACTGTGGGATCAACTACTGGAAGGGAGAATTAAGATGCAGAAGGCGCTCGTAACAGTCAACCGTCTTCCCCAGCCAGATACTTTCCCAGCCTTCAGGAAGGAAGGGGGACAGGAATTTGACAACGCTGTTGAGAGCT GTTGTAAAGCTGTGGAGGCGCTGCTGCGGGTTCTGGTGGACATTCAGGATGAGCTCCTTTATCAGTACCCAGGCACGAGGCACCTGGTAGATGGAAAACAATCAAAACCTGAGAG CGATGACGAAATTCCCAGCAGTAGTGATGAAGAGCAAGTGGTGGAAGctcaggagaagaggaggcgCCTCCCCAAGAGAAAGCTGACGATGGAGGACTACCCGGACTTCCTAGCCAAGCGGTACGCTGACTTCAGGACGTACCGGAACAGCGTCCTGCAGAAGTGGCACGAGAAGACCAAGCTGGCGTCTGGCAAAATGGGCAAG GGTTTCGGTGCCTTTGAGCGTTCAATCTTGACTCAGATTGATCATATTATGATGGACAAAGAGAGATTGCTACGGCGGACACAGACCAAGCGATCAGTGTATAAAGTGCTGGGAAAGAAGGAACAGGAATCTCCTCCGGTCCCTGAATCTCTGCCTGAAAATTCG GAAGTCCTTCCCCAGACTGATTCCAACAGGCACCTGAAGGACATAGATGAGGAAATCTTTGATGATGATGACTTCTACCACCAG CTTCTTCGAGAGCTTATAGAGCGTAAAACCAGTTCACTGGACCCCAACGATCAAGTAGCGATGGGCAG GCAATGGCTGGCCATCCAGAAGTTACgaagcaaaataaagaagaaagtgGACAGAAAAGCCagtaaaggaaggaaaatccG GTATCATGTCCACAGCAAGCTGGTGAGCTTCATGGCACCTATTGACCACTGCACAATGAATGATGATGCCAG
- the AATF gene encoding protein AATF isoform X2 yields the protein MAAPLAQQLEELLNPRPSLRDPEDDAEEATVAKVIDKFEDETADDILPVGNIRKKASASLLEADKRYSGKATSRKALQEELWGDALSEEEPAEETLDEWYSGSEDAEDDGSLGSKTKEKLSSAGSDQEDDLEDDEESDPSAQVKAPKFSFQNITDFEKFTEGMDDVGSSEEEDEDDASMEEGSDEEEHEDEDHSDIEDTKDDEDDGGVMTFSKGRETEDVEKGKAVKNQLALWDQLLEGRIKMQKALVTVNRLPQPDTFPAFRKEGGQEFDNAVESCCKAVEALLRVLVDIQDELLYQYPGTRHLVDGKQSKPESDDEIPSSSDEEQVVEAQEKRRRLPKRKLTMEDYPDFLAKRYADFRTYRNSVLQKWHEKTKLASGKMGKGFGAFERSILTQIDHIMMDKERLLRRTQTKRSVYKVLGKKEQESPPVPESLPENSEVLPQTDSNRHLKDIDEEIFDDDDFYHQSSSVQKPEQCVSSSGCAVPGAAWDQLCPPSSALEAT from the exons ATGGCGGCGCCCTTGgcgcagcagctggaggagctgctcaacCCCCGGCCCAGCCTCCGCGACCCCGAGGACGACGCGGAGGAAG ctACAGTTGCTAAAGTGATTGACAAATTTGAGGATGAAACTGCAGATGACATTTTACCTGTTGGTAATATACGGAAAAAAGCTTCAGCCTCTCTCTTAGAAGCTGATAAAAGGTATAGTGGAAAAGCTACGTCTCGGAAAGCCTTGCAAGAGGAACTCTGGGGAGATGCTCTGTCTGAAGAAGAACCTG CTGAAGAAACATTAGATGAATGGTACAGTGGCAGTGAAGATGCAGAAGACGATGGCAGCTTAGGCAGTAAAACAAAGGAGAAgctcagcagtgctggcagTGACCAGGAGGATGACTTGGAAGATGATGAAGAGAGTGACCCATCTGCCCAGGTCAAGGCACCAAAGTTCAGTTTCCAGAATATCACTGACTTTGAGAAATTTACAGAGGGGATGGATGATGTAGGAAGCAGtgaagaggaagatgaagatgatgccagcatggaagaaggaAGTGATGAGGAGGAACACGAGGATGAAGACCACAGCGATATAGAAGACACCAAAGACGACGAGGATGATGGGGGTGTGATGACGTTCTCAAAAGGACGAGAGACTGAAGAcgtagaaaaaggaaaagcggTGAAGAATCAGCTAG CACTGTGGGATCAACTACTGGAAGGGAGAATTAAGATGCAGAAGGCGCTCGTAACAGTCAACCGTCTTCCCCAGCCAGATACTTTCCCAGCCTTCAGGAAGGAAGGGGGACAGGAATTTGACAACGCTGTTGAGAGCT GTTGTAAAGCTGTGGAGGCGCTGCTGCGGGTTCTGGTGGACATTCAGGATGAGCTCCTTTATCAGTACCCAGGCACGAGGCACCTGGTAGATGGAAAACAATCAAAACCTGAGAG CGATGACGAAATTCCCAGCAGTAGTGATGAAGAGCAAGTGGTGGAAGctcaggagaagaggaggcgCCTCCCCAAGAGAAAGCTGACGATGGAGGACTACCCGGACTTCCTAGCCAAGCGGTACGCTGACTTCAGGACGTACCGGAACAGCGTCCTGCAGAAGTGGCACGAGAAGACCAAGCTGGCGTCTGGCAAAATGGGCAAG GGTTTCGGTGCCTTTGAGCGTTCAATCTTGACTCAGATTGATCATATTATGATGGACAAAGAGAGATTGCTACGGCGGACACAGACCAAGCGATCAGTGTATAAAGTGCTGGGAAAGAAGGAACAGGAATCTCCTCCGGTCCCTGAATCTCTGCCTGAAAATTCG GAAGTCCTTCCCCAGACTGATTCCAACAGGCACCTGAAGGACATAGATGAGGAAATCTTTGATGATGATGACTTCTACCACCAG TCCAGCAGCGTACAGAAGCCAGAGCAGTGTGTGAGCTCCTCTGGCTGCGCagtgcctggggcagcctgggacCAGCTGTGCCcacccagcagtgccctggAGGCCACCTGA
- the AATF gene encoding protein AATF isoform X3: MAAPLAQQLEELLNPRPSLRDPEDDAEEATVAKVIDKFEDETADDILPVGNIRKKASASLLEADKRYSGKATSRKALQEELWGDALSEEEPAEETLDEWYSGSEDAEDDGSLGSKTKEKLSSAGSDQEDDLEDDEESDPSAQVKAPKFSFQNITDFEKFTEGMDDVGSSEEEDEDDASMEEGSDEEEHEDEDHSDIEDTKDDEDDGGVMTFSKGRETEDVEKGKAVKNQLALWDQLLEGRIKMQKALVTVNRLPQPDTFPAFRKEGGQEFDNAVESCCKAVEALLRVLVDIQDELLYQYPGTRHLVDGKQSKPESDDEIPSSSDEEQVVEAQEKRRRLPKRKLTMEDYPDFLAKRYADFRTYRNSVLQKWHEKTKLASGKMGKGFGAFERSILTQIDHIMMDKERLLRRTQTKRSVYKVLGKKEQESPPVPESLPENSEVLPQTDSNRHLKDIDEEIFDDDDFYHQQYPQSRR; encoded by the exons ATGGCGGCGCCCTTGgcgcagcagctggaggagctgctcaacCCCCGGCCCAGCCTCCGCGACCCCGAGGACGACGCGGAGGAAG ctACAGTTGCTAAAGTGATTGACAAATTTGAGGATGAAACTGCAGATGACATTTTACCTGTTGGTAATATACGGAAAAAAGCTTCAGCCTCTCTCTTAGAAGCTGATAAAAGGTATAGTGGAAAAGCTACGTCTCGGAAAGCCTTGCAAGAGGAACTCTGGGGAGATGCTCTGTCTGAAGAAGAACCTG CTGAAGAAACATTAGATGAATGGTACAGTGGCAGTGAAGATGCAGAAGACGATGGCAGCTTAGGCAGTAAAACAAAGGAGAAgctcagcagtgctggcagTGACCAGGAGGATGACTTGGAAGATGATGAAGAGAGTGACCCATCTGCCCAGGTCAAGGCACCAAAGTTCAGTTTCCAGAATATCACTGACTTTGAGAAATTTACAGAGGGGATGGATGATGTAGGAAGCAGtgaagaggaagatgaagatgatgccagcatggaagaaggaAGTGATGAGGAGGAACACGAGGATGAAGACCACAGCGATATAGAAGACACCAAAGACGACGAGGATGATGGGGGTGTGATGACGTTCTCAAAAGGACGAGAGACTGAAGAcgtagaaaaaggaaaagcggTGAAGAATCAGCTAG CACTGTGGGATCAACTACTGGAAGGGAGAATTAAGATGCAGAAGGCGCTCGTAACAGTCAACCGTCTTCCCCAGCCAGATACTTTCCCAGCCTTCAGGAAGGAAGGGGGACAGGAATTTGACAACGCTGTTGAGAGCT GTTGTAAAGCTGTGGAGGCGCTGCTGCGGGTTCTGGTGGACATTCAGGATGAGCTCCTTTATCAGTACCCAGGCACGAGGCACCTGGTAGATGGAAAACAATCAAAACCTGAGAG CGATGACGAAATTCCCAGCAGTAGTGATGAAGAGCAAGTGGTGGAAGctcaggagaagaggaggcgCCTCCCCAAGAGAAAGCTGACGATGGAGGACTACCCGGACTTCCTAGCCAAGCGGTACGCTGACTTCAGGACGTACCGGAACAGCGTCCTGCAGAAGTGGCACGAGAAGACCAAGCTGGCGTCTGGCAAAATGGGCAAG GGTTTCGGTGCCTTTGAGCGTTCAATCTTGACTCAGATTGATCATATTATGATGGACAAAGAGAGATTGCTACGGCGGACACAGACCAAGCGATCAGTGTATAAAGTGCTGGGAAAGAAGGAACAGGAATCTCCTCCGGTCCCTGAATCTCTGCCTGAAAATTCG GAAGTCCTTCCCCAGACTGATTCCAACAGGCACCTGAAGGACATAGATGAGGAAATCTTTGATGATGATGACTTCTACCACCAG cAGTATCCCCAGTCCCGCAGGTGA